A single region of the Bartonella harrusi genome encodes:
- a CDS encoding GNAT family N-acetyltransferase — MGGCYKKDSNVGMFVGYINNNPVAICFCIKVDGVGRVYDIVTNPDFQKRGVGTFMTKIAIEHLKCHVIGMQASNEGIGIYKKLGFRNFGECKVYSNKHMVV; from the coding sequence ATAGGTGGCTGTTATAAAAAAGATTCTAATGTAGGTATGTTCGTTGGTTATATAAATAATAATCCTGTGGCAATATGTTTTTGTATTAAAGTGGATGGAGTTGGTAGGGTCTATGATATTGTCACCAATCCAGATTTTCAGAAAAGAGGGGTTGGGACATTCATGACAAAAATTGCTATTGAGCATTTAAAATGTCACGTTATTGGCATGCAAGCCTCTAATGAGGGAATTGGCATTTATAAAAAACTGGGTTTTAGAAACTTTGGTGAATGCAAAGTTTATTCCAATAAACATATGGTAGTTTAG